AAGTGGAAGAGCAAATGCAGCACACTTACAGGGAAATTTTGAAAGTGTAAAATCTGGAGTGGTAGTTTAAGAGCTAAATTCAAAAAAATAAATTCCAAATTCCAAGATTGGAGTACATATAGAAAAGCCGAAATGCATTCAAATGTAGTTTCGGCTTTTTAATTTTTTACGTTATTTCCAGTTTTATAATTTATAATTTAAGAAAATTAGAATTTAAAGTTCGCTTTTGGATTTTTTTTTGGGTTTTTCAGACAATTGTGTTGATAACTTAAGTGCTTTATGTGGTATTTTACTGGGTATATAGCCTGCGTTTTCATATATTTGCCTGTTAGACAATAAATACATTTATTAGAATAAATTATATGAGCGAAGAAATCAAGAAGAACAATTATTCAGCAGATAGTATTCAGGCATTAGAAGGAATGGAGCACGTAAGAATGCGTCCATCGATGTATATTGGAGATGTAGGGGTTCGAGGACTGCATCATTTAGTTTATGAGGTTGTTGATAACTCTATTGATGAGGCCATGGGAGGACATTGTGACGCTATTAGTGTTGCAATAAACGAAGATGGTTCTGTTACAGTTGAAGATAACGGACGTGGTATTCCAGTTGATTTACATAAAAAAGAAGGTGTTTCTGCACTTGAAGTTGTAATGACTAAAATTGGTGCCGGAGGTAAATTCGACAAAGATTCATATAAAGTTTCTGGAGGTTTGCACGGAGTTGGGGTTTCTGTAGTAAATGCCCTTTCGGTTCATATGAAATCTACCGTGTTTAGAGAAGGTAAAATTTATGAGCAGGAATACGAAAGAGGAAAAGCTTTATATCCAGTAAAACAAATTGGGGAAACAGAAAAAAGAGGTACACGTCAGACTTTCTTTCCTGATGATACTATTTTTCAACAAACTACCGAGTTTTCATACGATACACTTTCAGCACGTATGCGTGAACTTTCTTTCTTAAACAAAGGAATTACAATCACATTTACGGATAAGAGAGAAGTTGATGATAAAGGTGAATTTAGAAGTGAAGTGTTTCATTCTGATGAAGGACTTAAAGAATACATCCGTTATTTAGATGGTAACCGTGAGCCAATTGTTTCTCACGTTATCAGTATGGATAATGATAAAGGTGAAATTCCGGTAGAAGTTGCCTTAATTTATAATACAAGTTATACAGAGAATATTTTCTCTTACGTAAATAATATCAATACTCACGAAGGAGGAACGCATTTACAAGGTTTTAGAAGTGGTTTGACAAGGACGCTTAAAAAATATGCTGATGCTTCAGGTTTATTAGATAAATTAAAATTCGAAATTGCTGGAGATGACTTCCGTGAAGGATTAACAGCAATTATTTCGGTAAAAGTATCAGAGCCTCAGTTCGAAGGACAAACTAAGACTAAACTTGGAAATAGAGAGGTAGTTTCTCCGGTTTCTCAAGCAGTTGGAGAAATGTTAGAGAATTATTTGGAAGAAAATCCAAATGATGCAAAATTGATTATCCAGAAAGTAATTTTAGCAGCGCAAGCACGTCACGCAGCGAAAAAAGCGCGTGAAATGGTACAGCGTAAAACCGTTATGGGTGGCGGAGGATTACCTGGTAAATTATCTGACTGTTCAGAACAAGATCCAGCGAGATGTGAGGTTTATCTTGTCGAGGGAGATTCGGCTGGTGGAACGGCAAAACAAGGACGTGATCGTAACTTTCAAGCGATTTTGCCATTACGTGGTAAGATTTTGAACGTTGAAAAAGCGATGCATCATAAAGTATTCGAAAACGAAGAGATCAGAAATATTTTTACAGCTTTAGGAGTAACAGTTGGAACTGCTGAAGATAGTAAGGCGTTAAATCTTGAAAAACTAAGATATCATAAGGTAATCATCATGTGTGATGCCGATGTCGATGGTAGCCACATTTCTACCTTAATATTAACGTTCTTCTTCCGTTTCATGAAAGAGCTTATTGAAGAAGGCCACGTGTATATTGCAGCGCCACCTTTATACTTAGTTAAAAAAGGAAA
This portion of the Flavobacterium panacagri genome encodes:
- the gyrB gene encoding DNA topoisomerase (ATP-hydrolyzing) subunit B, whose translation is MSEEIKKNNYSADSIQALEGMEHVRMRPSMYIGDVGVRGLHHLVYEVVDNSIDEAMGGHCDAISVAINEDGSVTVEDNGRGIPVDLHKKEGVSALEVVMTKIGAGGKFDKDSYKVSGGLHGVGVSVVNALSVHMKSTVFREGKIYEQEYERGKALYPVKQIGETEKRGTRQTFFPDDTIFQQTTEFSYDTLSARMRELSFLNKGITITFTDKREVDDKGEFRSEVFHSDEGLKEYIRYLDGNREPIVSHVISMDNDKGEIPVEVALIYNTSYTENIFSYVNNINTHEGGTHLQGFRSGLTRTLKKYADASGLLDKLKFEIAGDDFREGLTAIISVKVSEPQFEGQTKTKLGNREVVSPVSQAVGEMLENYLEENPNDAKLIIQKVILAAQARHAAKKAREMVQRKTVMGGGGLPGKLSDCSEQDPARCEVYLVEGDSAGGTAKQGRDRNFQAILPLRGKILNVEKAMHHKVFENEEIRNIFTALGVTVGTAEDSKALNLEKLRYHKVIIMCDADVDGSHISTLILTFFFRFMKELIEEGHVYIAAPPLYLVKKGNKKEYAWNDVQRDQANERMGGSANIQRYKGLGEMNAEQLWETTMDPNFRTLRQVNIDSLAEADQVFSMLMGDEVPPRREFIEKNAVYANIDA